A single genomic interval of Orcinus orca chromosome 19, mOrcOrc1.1, whole genome shotgun sequence harbors:
- the GEMIN4 gene encoding gem-associated protein 4 isoform X1, which produces MDLGPLNICEEMTVLHGGFLLAEQLFRPKTLAELTKSDWEHVGRPIVEALREISSATACSQPFAWKKKALIIIWAKALQPYPVTPSDTETLWQEDVFFSVGNMIPTINHTVLFELLKSLEASGLFIQLLMALPSTVCHAELERFLEHMTIDTSSKDVAFFLDVWWEMMKHKGNQQDPLLSQFRTMAHKYLSSSDEFSHPPKRFKSDLDVCPTMPLLGMLLTGLKQIQDRILCPGMKCCALANLADMLTVFALMEDNPQEVSATVYLDKLATVISVWNTDTQNPYHQQALAEKVKEAERDISLTSLARLPSETILVGFEFLRSLLREWREELRATLGGSQGTSYSSYRLCDSLTSFSQNLKLYLDTASLSKEERQVASELVECVGDFLKDTNRVLKNKGFEKDITASIAMAIIEQKLDRHMEMCYIFASERKWAFSDEWLACLASSRAVFQEPALVLELLEAVVDVSAADGAVPRPQIKQVIDLILECHAHLSLPDKNKVLSGVLLSWGRKGLSEKLLGHLEGFQEDLNTTFNQLTQSASEQGLANAIASVARLVILHPEITVKKVCSMAVVNLGTHRFLAQILTAFPALRFAEEQGPNPSTTIVVSCLKETVWTKFSTPREEKQFLEFLRCLVNPVKPQGIPVAALLKPDEVLKEFVLPFLMLDVKEVDLSLRIFIQTLEANTCLEEYWLQTCSPFPLIFSLCQLLNGFSRYWQLPKEKRCLPLDGKDLVIHILELLCEVVSANAETFSPDTWVKSLSWLHGKLEQLDWTVGLRLKSFFEGHFKCEVPATLFEICKLSEDKWTCQARPRYGPGTGLLAWMECSCISSSISEQMLALLVVDVGNPEEVRLFSKGFLVALVQVMPWCSPQEWQCLHQLTRRLLEKQLLHVPYSLEYIQFVPLLNLKPFAQELQLSVLLLRAFQFLCSQSCHNWLPVEGWSHVVKLLCNSLTNLLDSVRLIQSVGPWAQGQEQDLTQETLFFYTQVFCHVLHIMAMLHQEVCEPLYVLALEILTCYETLSKTNPSVSSLLQKVNEQHFLKSIAENISPEERRQTLLQKISNF; this is translated from the coding sequence GACCTTTGAATATCTGTGAAGAAATGACTGTTCTGCATGGGGGCTTCTTGCTGGCCGAGCAGCTGTTCCGCCCCAAAACACTGGCAGAATTGACCAAGTCTGACTGGGAGCATGTCGGGCGGCCGATtgtggaggctctgagggagatcTCCTCTGCCACGGCCTGCTCCCAGCCCTTCGCCTGGAAGAAGAAAGCTCTGATTATCATCTGGGCCAAGGCTCTGCAGCCCTACCCTGTCACGCCTTCTGACACTGAAACCCTGTGGCAGGAAGATGTGTTCTTCTCCGTGGGCAACATGATCCCCACCATCAACCACACGGTCCTCTTTGAGCTGCTTAAGTCCCTGGAAGCTTCCGGACTCTTTATCCAGCTCCTGATGGCCTTGCCCAGTACTGTCTGCCATGCAGAACTAGAGCGCTTTTTGGAGCACATGACTATCGACACTTCTTCGAAGGATGTGGCCTTCTTCCTCGACGTTTGGTGGGAAATGATGAAGCACAAGGGCAATCAGCAGGACCCCCTGCTCTCCCAGTTCCGGACAATGGCCCATAAGTACCTGTCCTCTTCAGATGAGTTCTCCCACCCTCCAAAGAGGTTTAAGTCCGACCTGGATGTGTGTCCTACCATGCCCCTGCTGGGCATGCTGCTCACTGGGCTGAAGCAAATCCAGGATAGGATCCTGTGCCCCGGGATGAAGTGTTGCGCCTTGGCCAACTTGGCTGACATGCTGACCGTGTTTGCACTGATGGAGGACAACCCCCAGGAAGTGTCCGCCACTGTGTACCTAGACAAACTGGCCACGGTGATCTCCGTGTGGAACACGGACACCCAGAACCCATATCACCAGCAGGCACTGGCAGAGAAGGTGAAGGAGGCAGAGCGGGACATCAGCCTGACCTCACTGGCCAGGCTGCCGAGCGAGACGATCCTCGTGGGCTTCGAGTTCTTGCGCAGCCTGCTGCGGGAGTGGCGGGAGGAGCTGCGGGCCACGCTCGGTGGCAGCCAGGGGACGAGCTACAGCAGCTACCGGCTGTGCGACAGCCTGACCTCCTTCAGCCAGAACCTGAAGCTCTACCTGGACACCGCTAGCCTGTCCAAGGAAGAGAGGCAGGTGGCCTCTGAGCTGGTGGAGTGCGTGGGTGACTTCCTGAAGGACACGAACAGGGTGCTGAAGAACAAGGGCTTTGAGAAGGACATCACTGCCTCCATCGCCATGGCCATCATCGAGCAGAAGTTGGACCGGCACATGGAAATGTGCTACATTTTCGCTTCTGAGAGGAAGTGGGCCTTCTCGGATGAGTGGCTGGCCTGCCTGGCCAGCAGCCGGGCTGTCTTCCAGGAGCCCGCCCTGGTGTTAGAGCTGCTGGAAGCAGTGGTGGACGTCAGCGCGGCAGACGGGGCTGTCCCCAGACCCCAGATCAAACAGGTCATCGACTTGATCCTGGAGTGTCATGCACACCTCTCACTGCCAGATAAAAATAAAGTCCTCTCGGGCGTCCTGCTCTCCTGGGGGCGCAAGGGCCTTTCTGAGAAGTTGTTGGGTCACTTGGAGGGGTTTCAGGAAGACCTCAACACGACTTTTAACCAGCTCACGCAGAGCGCTTCTGAACAGGGCTTGGCTAATGCCATCGCTTCTGTGGCCCGCCTAGTCATTCTGCACCCGGAGATCACGGTGAAGAAAGTGTGCAGCATGGCCGTGGTCAACCTTGGCACCCACAGGTTCCTGGCTCAGATTCTCACCGCCTTCCCCGCCCTCAGGTTCGCGGAAGAGCAGGGTCCAAATCCCTCCACGACGATCGTGGTGTCCTGCCTCAAAGAAACAGTCTGGACGAAGTTCTCTACACCCAGGGAAGAGAAGCAGTTTCTGGAGTTCCTGAGATGCCTGGTGAATCCTGTGAAGCCCCAAGGGATTCCAGTTGCTGCTCTTCTCAAGCCAGATGAGGTGCTAAAGGAATTCGTCCTGCCTTTCCTGATGCTCGACGTCAAAGAGGTGGACCTCAGTCTGAGGATCTTCATCCAGACTCTGGAAGCAAACACATGTCTAGAGGAATACTGGCTGCAGACCTGCTCTCCGTTCCCACTCATCTTCAGCCTGTGCCAGCTCCTGAATGGCTTCAGCAGATACTGGCAGCTCCCCAAGGAGAAGCGCTGCCTCCCCCTGGACGGGAAGGACCTGGTGATCCACATCCTGGAGCTCCTCTGTGAGGTGGTGTCGGCTAACGCCGAGACCTTCTCCCCGGACACCTGGGTCAAGTCCCTGTCCTGGCTCCACGGGAAGCTGGAGCAGCTGGACTGGACTGTGGGCCTGAGACTGAAGAGCTTCTTTGAGGGCCACTTCAAGTGTGAGGTACCAGCCACGCTCTTTGAGATCTGCAAGCTTTCTGAGGACAAGTGGACCTGCCAGGCCCGCCCCAGGTATGGGCCCGGCACAGGCCTCCTGGCCTGGATGGAGTGCTCCTGCATCTCCAGCAGCATCTCTGAGCAGATGCTCGCCCTGCTGGTGGTGGATGTGGGCAACCCTGAGGAGGTCAGGTTGTTCAGCAAGGGCTTCCTGGTGGCCCTGGTGCAGGTCATGCCGTGGTGCAGCCCCCAGGAGTGGCAGTGCCTTCACCAGCTGACCAGGAGACTGTTGGAGAAGCAGCTCCTGCATGTCCCCTACAGCCTGGAGTATATTCAGTTTGTCCCTCTGCTCAACCTGAAGCCCTTTGCCCAGGAGCTCCAACTCTCCGTACTCTTGCTGAGAgctttccagtttctctgcagCCAGAGTTGCCATAACTGGCTCCCTGTGGAAGGCTGGAGCCATGTGGTCAAGCTCCTCTGCAACAGCCTGACCAACCTCCTGGACTCTGTTCGGTTGATACAGTCAGTTGGCCCTTGGGCCCAAGGACAAGAGCAGGACCTGACCCAGGAAACCCTGTTTTTTTACACCCAGGTGTTCTGTCACGTTCTGCACATCATGGCCATGCTCCACCAGGAGGTGTGTGAACCACTGTATGTTTTGGCCTTGGAGATCCTCACCTGCTACGAAACCCTGAGCAAGACCAACCCTTCTGTCAGCTCCTTGCTCCAGAAAGTAAACGAGCAGCACTTCCTAAAGTCCATCGCCGAGAACATTAGCCCCGAGGAGCGGCGCCAAACCCTCCTGCAGAAGATCAGCAACTTCTGA
- the GEMIN4 gene encoding gem-associated protein 4 isoform X2, whose protein sequence is MPGPLNICEEMTVLHGGFLLAEQLFRPKTLAELTKSDWEHVGRPIVEALREISSATACSQPFAWKKKALIIIWAKALQPYPVTPSDTETLWQEDVFFSVGNMIPTINHTVLFELLKSLEASGLFIQLLMALPSTVCHAELERFLEHMTIDTSSKDVAFFLDVWWEMMKHKGNQQDPLLSQFRTMAHKYLSSSDEFSHPPKRFKSDLDVCPTMPLLGMLLTGLKQIQDRILCPGMKCCALANLADMLTVFALMEDNPQEVSATVYLDKLATVISVWNTDTQNPYHQQALAEKVKEAERDISLTSLARLPSETILVGFEFLRSLLREWREELRATLGGSQGTSYSSYRLCDSLTSFSQNLKLYLDTASLSKEERQVASELVECVGDFLKDTNRVLKNKGFEKDITASIAMAIIEQKLDRHMEMCYIFASERKWAFSDEWLACLASSRAVFQEPALVLELLEAVVDVSAADGAVPRPQIKQVIDLILECHAHLSLPDKNKVLSGVLLSWGRKGLSEKLLGHLEGFQEDLNTTFNQLTQSASEQGLANAIASVARLVILHPEITVKKVCSMAVVNLGTHRFLAQILTAFPALRFAEEQGPNPSTTIVVSCLKETVWTKFSTPREEKQFLEFLRCLVNPVKPQGIPVAALLKPDEVLKEFVLPFLMLDVKEVDLSLRIFIQTLEANTCLEEYWLQTCSPFPLIFSLCQLLNGFSRYWQLPKEKRCLPLDGKDLVIHILELLCEVVSANAETFSPDTWVKSLSWLHGKLEQLDWTVGLRLKSFFEGHFKCEVPATLFEICKLSEDKWTCQARPRYGPGTGLLAWMECSCISSSISEQMLALLVVDVGNPEEVRLFSKGFLVALVQVMPWCSPQEWQCLHQLTRRLLEKQLLHVPYSLEYIQFVPLLNLKPFAQELQLSVLLLRAFQFLCSQSCHNWLPVEGWSHVVKLLCNSLTNLLDSVRLIQSVGPWAQGQEQDLTQETLFFYTQVFCHVLHIMAMLHQEVCEPLYVLALEILTCYETLSKTNPSVSSLLQKVNEQHFLKSIAENISPEERRQTLLQKISNF, encoded by the coding sequence GACCTTTGAATATCTGTGAAGAAATGACTGTTCTGCATGGGGGCTTCTTGCTGGCCGAGCAGCTGTTCCGCCCCAAAACACTGGCAGAATTGACCAAGTCTGACTGGGAGCATGTCGGGCGGCCGATtgtggaggctctgagggagatcTCCTCTGCCACGGCCTGCTCCCAGCCCTTCGCCTGGAAGAAGAAAGCTCTGATTATCATCTGGGCCAAGGCTCTGCAGCCCTACCCTGTCACGCCTTCTGACACTGAAACCCTGTGGCAGGAAGATGTGTTCTTCTCCGTGGGCAACATGATCCCCACCATCAACCACACGGTCCTCTTTGAGCTGCTTAAGTCCCTGGAAGCTTCCGGACTCTTTATCCAGCTCCTGATGGCCTTGCCCAGTACTGTCTGCCATGCAGAACTAGAGCGCTTTTTGGAGCACATGACTATCGACACTTCTTCGAAGGATGTGGCCTTCTTCCTCGACGTTTGGTGGGAAATGATGAAGCACAAGGGCAATCAGCAGGACCCCCTGCTCTCCCAGTTCCGGACAATGGCCCATAAGTACCTGTCCTCTTCAGATGAGTTCTCCCACCCTCCAAAGAGGTTTAAGTCCGACCTGGATGTGTGTCCTACCATGCCCCTGCTGGGCATGCTGCTCACTGGGCTGAAGCAAATCCAGGATAGGATCCTGTGCCCCGGGATGAAGTGTTGCGCCTTGGCCAACTTGGCTGACATGCTGACCGTGTTTGCACTGATGGAGGACAACCCCCAGGAAGTGTCCGCCACTGTGTACCTAGACAAACTGGCCACGGTGATCTCCGTGTGGAACACGGACACCCAGAACCCATATCACCAGCAGGCACTGGCAGAGAAGGTGAAGGAGGCAGAGCGGGACATCAGCCTGACCTCACTGGCCAGGCTGCCGAGCGAGACGATCCTCGTGGGCTTCGAGTTCTTGCGCAGCCTGCTGCGGGAGTGGCGGGAGGAGCTGCGGGCCACGCTCGGTGGCAGCCAGGGGACGAGCTACAGCAGCTACCGGCTGTGCGACAGCCTGACCTCCTTCAGCCAGAACCTGAAGCTCTACCTGGACACCGCTAGCCTGTCCAAGGAAGAGAGGCAGGTGGCCTCTGAGCTGGTGGAGTGCGTGGGTGACTTCCTGAAGGACACGAACAGGGTGCTGAAGAACAAGGGCTTTGAGAAGGACATCACTGCCTCCATCGCCATGGCCATCATCGAGCAGAAGTTGGACCGGCACATGGAAATGTGCTACATTTTCGCTTCTGAGAGGAAGTGGGCCTTCTCGGATGAGTGGCTGGCCTGCCTGGCCAGCAGCCGGGCTGTCTTCCAGGAGCCCGCCCTGGTGTTAGAGCTGCTGGAAGCAGTGGTGGACGTCAGCGCGGCAGACGGGGCTGTCCCCAGACCCCAGATCAAACAGGTCATCGACTTGATCCTGGAGTGTCATGCACACCTCTCACTGCCAGATAAAAATAAAGTCCTCTCGGGCGTCCTGCTCTCCTGGGGGCGCAAGGGCCTTTCTGAGAAGTTGTTGGGTCACTTGGAGGGGTTTCAGGAAGACCTCAACACGACTTTTAACCAGCTCACGCAGAGCGCTTCTGAACAGGGCTTGGCTAATGCCATCGCTTCTGTGGCCCGCCTAGTCATTCTGCACCCGGAGATCACGGTGAAGAAAGTGTGCAGCATGGCCGTGGTCAACCTTGGCACCCACAGGTTCCTGGCTCAGATTCTCACCGCCTTCCCCGCCCTCAGGTTCGCGGAAGAGCAGGGTCCAAATCCCTCCACGACGATCGTGGTGTCCTGCCTCAAAGAAACAGTCTGGACGAAGTTCTCTACACCCAGGGAAGAGAAGCAGTTTCTGGAGTTCCTGAGATGCCTGGTGAATCCTGTGAAGCCCCAAGGGATTCCAGTTGCTGCTCTTCTCAAGCCAGATGAGGTGCTAAAGGAATTCGTCCTGCCTTTCCTGATGCTCGACGTCAAAGAGGTGGACCTCAGTCTGAGGATCTTCATCCAGACTCTGGAAGCAAACACATGTCTAGAGGAATACTGGCTGCAGACCTGCTCTCCGTTCCCACTCATCTTCAGCCTGTGCCAGCTCCTGAATGGCTTCAGCAGATACTGGCAGCTCCCCAAGGAGAAGCGCTGCCTCCCCCTGGACGGGAAGGACCTGGTGATCCACATCCTGGAGCTCCTCTGTGAGGTGGTGTCGGCTAACGCCGAGACCTTCTCCCCGGACACCTGGGTCAAGTCCCTGTCCTGGCTCCACGGGAAGCTGGAGCAGCTGGACTGGACTGTGGGCCTGAGACTGAAGAGCTTCTTTGAGGGCCACTTCAAGTGTGAGGTACCAGCCACGCTCTTTGAGATCTGCAAGCTTTCTGAGGACAAGTGGACCTGCCAGGCCCGCCCCAGGTATGGGCCCGGCACAGGCCTCCTGGCCTGGATGGAGTGCTCCTGCATCTCCAGCAGCATCTCTGAGCAGATGCTCGCCCTGCTGGTGGTGGATGTGGGCAACCCTGAGGAGGTCAGGTTGTTCAGCAAGGGCTTCCTGGTGGCCCTGGTGCAGGTCATGCCGTGGTGCAGCCCCCAGGAGTGGCAGTGCCTTCACCAGCTGACCAGGAGACTGTTGGAGAAGCAGCTCCTGCATGTCCCCTACAGCCTGGAGTATATTCAGTTTGTCCCTCTGCTCAACCTGAAGCCCTTTGCCCAGGAGCTCCAACTCTCCGTACTCTTGCTGAGAgctttccagtttctctgcagCCAGAGTTGCCATAACTGGCTCCCTGTGGAAGGCTGGAGCCATGTGGTCAAGCTCCTCTGCAACAGCCTGACCAACCTCCTGGACTCTGTTCGGTTGATACAGTCAGTTGGCCCTTGGGCCCAAGGACAAGAGCAGGACCTGACCCAGGAAACCCTGTTTTTTTACACCCAGGTGTTCTGTCACGTTCTGCACATCATGGCCATGCTCCACCAGGAGGTGTGTGAACCACTGTATGTTTTGGCCTTGGAGATCCTCACCTGCTACGAAACCCTGAGCAAGACCAACCCTTCTGTCAGCTCCTTGCTCCAGAAAGTAAACGAGCAGCACTTCCTAAAGTCCATCGCCGAGAACATTAGCCCCGAGGAGCGGCGCCAAACCCTCCTGCAGAAGATCAGCAACTTCTGA
- the TLCD3A gene encoding TLC domain-containing protein 3A isoform X4, whose protein sequence is MLLPLAWGSLLFPGLFGLCAWGLRRARPAWTHNDCVLISTRLVSSVQAVLATGSGIIIIRSCSHVITDR, encoded by the exons ATGCTGCTGCCGCTGGCCTGGGGCTCGCTCCTCTTCCCGGGGCTCTTCGGGCTCTGCGCCTGGGGGCTGCGGCGCGCGCGGCCCGCCTGGACCCACAACGACTGCGTGCTGATCAGCACCAG GCTGGTTTCTTCAGTGCAGGCTGTGTTGGCCACCGGGTCTGGGATCATCATCATCCGCTCCTGTAGCCACGTGATCACCGACAG gTGA
- the TLCD3A gene encoding TLC domain-containing protein 3A isoform X1, producing MLLPLAWGSLLFPGLFGLCAWGLRRARPAWTHNDCVLISTRLVSSVQAVLATGSGIIIIRSCSHVITDRHWLAREYVWFLIPYMIYDSYAMYLCEWYRTRDQSSKHPLTIFRNFLSKNRLMITHHAVILFVLVPVAQRLRGELGDFFVGCIFMAELSTPFVSLGRVLIQLKQQHTLLYKVNGILTLTTFFSCRILLFPFMYWSYGQQQGLSLLQVPFHIPFYCNVANAFLIAPQIYWFSLLCKKAVRLFDAPPAKKDG from the exons ATGCTGCTGCCGCTGGCCTGGGGCTCGCTCCTCTTCCCGGGGCTCTTCGGGCTCTGCGCCTGGGGGCTGCGGCGCGCGCGGCCCGCCTGGACCCACAACGACTGCGTGCTGATCAGCACCAG GCTGGTTTCTTCAGTGCAGGCTGTGTTGGCCACCGGGTCTGGGATCATCATCATCCGCTCCTGTAGCCACGTGATCACCGACAG GCACTGGCTTGCCCGAGAGTATGTCTGGTTTTTGATTCCATACATGATCTATGACTCCTACGCCATGTACCTCTGTGAATGGTACCGAACCAGGGACCAGAGCAGCAAACATCCCCTCACCATTTTTCGAAACTTCCTAAGTAAAAACCGCCTCATGATCACGCACCACGCAGTTATTCTGTTTGTCCTTGTGCCGGTCGCACAG aGGCTTAGGGGAGAGCTTGGGGACTTCTTTGTTGGCTGCATCTTCATGGCAGAACTGAGTACTCCGTTTGTGTCGCTGGGCAGAGTTCTGATTCAG CTAAAGCAGCAGCACACGCTGCTGTACAAGGTGAACGGAATCCTCACGCTGACCACCTTCTTCTCATGTCGGATCCTCCTTTTCCCCTTCATGTACTGGTCCTACGGCCAGCAGCAGGGACTGAGCCTGCTCCAAGTGCCGTTCCACATTCCTTTCTACTGCAATGTGGCCAACGCCTTCCTCATCGCTCCCCAGATCTACTGGTTCTCTCTGCTGTGCAAGAAGGCAGTCCGGCTCTTTGATGCTCCCCCAGCCAAAAAGGATGGTTAA
- the TLCD3A gene encoding TLC domain-containing protein 3A isoform X3, producing the protein MLLPLAWGSLLFPGLFGLCAWGLRRARPAWTHNDCVLISTRLVSSVQAVLATGSGIIIIRSCSHVITDS; encoded by the exons ATGCTGCTGCCGCTGGCCTGGGGCTCGCTCCTCTTCCCGGGGCTCTTCGGGCTCTGCGCCTGGGGGCTGCGGCGCGCGCGGCCCGCCTGGACCCACAACGACTGCGTGCTGATCAGCACCAG GCTGGTTTCTTCAGTGCAGGCTGTGTTGGCCACCGGGTCTGGGATCATCATCATCCGCTCCTGTAGCCACGTGATCACCGACAG CTAA
- the TLCD3A gene encoding TLC domain-containing protein 3A isoform X2, translated as MLLPLAWGSLLFPGLFGLCAWGLRRARPAWTHNDCVLISTRLVSSVQAVLATGSGIIIIRSCSHVITDRGLGESLGTSLLAASSWQN; from the exons ATGCTGCTGCCGCTGGCCTGGGGCTCGCTCCTCTTCCCGGGGCTCTTCGGGCTCTGCGCCTGGGGGCTGCGGCGCGCGCGGCCCGCCTGGACCCACAACGACTGCGTGCTGATCAGCACCAG GCTGGTTTCTTCAGTGCAGGCTGTGTTGGCCACCGGGTCTGGGATCATCATCATCCGCTCCTGTAGCCACGTGATCACCGACAG aGGCTTAGGGGAGAGCTTGGGGACTTCTTTGTTGGCTGCATCTTCATGGCAGAACTGA